One Microcoleus sp. bin38.metabat.b11b12b14.051 DNA segment encodes these proteins:
- a CDS encoding PIN domain-containing protein, giving the protein MANQLPPVLVTFDADVLIAGRTQVWQEYAKVGSCYIPEVVYDEIDRLTEKAVEPAIEQVAREFMRFFGNSGWIVTDAQETHRALEPSIKNQSKQAMLVVATAQCVYGLAHEHPEALVIFVSNSQPLLKRLASVGAANLCGITGAMLLNWARKAERPPAATQQLQNLMRALADRKSNQRSNSRIQDAAVGKTGTSTSKLTAARGTSELKSPSSFTKTNHTSLSGSPRASSRPKTPSKREEPRDYQPAVYRMKHVTPPPKRGGGFVSGAINFVGALFFLTVAVGILWRVFDVKGFRKTFVPALPQPVQQFVKSIDPK; this is encoded by the coding sequence ATGGCTAATCAACTTCCTCCTGTATTGGTAACTTTTGATGCAGATGTTTTGATTGCTGGCAGAACCCAAGTGTGGCAAGAATATGCCAAAGTGGGAAGTTGCTATATCCCGGAAGTAGTGTATGACGAAATAGATCGTCTCACCGAAAAAGCCGTGGAACCAGCGATCGAGCAAGTCGCTAGGGAGTTTATGCGCTTTTTTGGCAACAGCGGCTGGATTGTAACTGACGCTCAAGAGACGCACCGCGCTCTGGAACCTTCAATTAAAAATCAAAGCAAGCAAGCCATGCTCGTAGTGGCGACGGCTCAATGCGTTTACGGTTTGGCTCATGAACATCCCGAAGCATTGGTGATTTTTGTGTCGAACAGCCAGCCTCTGCTGAAGCGGCTGGCTTCTGTGGGGGCGGCGAACCTCTGCGGGATTACTGGGGCGATGCTGTTAAATTGGGCGCGGAAAGCCGAACGCCCGCCGGCGGCGACTCAGCAATTGCAAAATTTGATGCGTGCCCTCGCCGATCGCAAATCGAACCAACGCTCTAACAGCAGAATTCAGGATGCTGCTGTTGGCAAAACAGGGACTTCTACTAGCAAGTTAACGGCGGCGCGTGGCACTTCTGAGTTGAAGTCGCCCAGCAGTTTTACTAAAACTAATCACACCAGTTTGAGCGGCAGCCCCCGTGCGAGTTCGCGCCCCAAAACGCCGTCGAAGAGGGAAGAACCCAGAGATTATCAGCCGGCTGTCTATCGCATGAAACACGTTACTCCACCGCCAAAAAGGGGCGGCGGTTTTGTGTCGGGAGCGATCAATTTTGTAGGAGCTTTATTTTTCTTGACAGTAGCGGTGGGTATTTTGTGGCGCGTGTTCGATGTTAAGGGTTTTAGAAAGACTTTTGTGCCGGCATTGCCGCAGCCAGTGCAACAATTCGTTAAGTCGATCGATCCTAAATAA
- a CDS encoding site-2 protease family protein, translating into MFPATLFHNPQNLMLLLDRSAIDRFKLVLAQATGTPIAASPNSATAALLLLALGILGWGFYRARGQGKQGILAWLQSVALMIPWLLFFALSAAGIYLNLVAILLLLVASTGLYIYLGRQLRKALSDAPAIDSRPDPAQLKNSQTNDFSAPDPQQPPAKDNIKIITSRPGNNELEIIPVPVEDLKAIKGIFGIDTFFATETIPYQDGVILKGNLRGDPEQVHSRLTASLQEKLNDRYRLFLVENQEDKPVVIILPSTNDPQRTNLSQKILAVVLLLATIATSLETAGLLLGFDFFNSPARYLEVMPIVAGIWAVLGSGAIARRVLANKYNVGLSWPFFIPTWQIGSFGAIDRFESLLPNRKVLFDIAFAGPAAGGTVSLLMLVVGLVLSKPGSLFQIPAEFFKGSILVGTLAKVILGSALQQPIVDVHPLVVIGWLGLVITAINLMPAGQLDGGRIVQAIYGRKTASRATLATFVVLAIASLVNQAALYWAIVILIVQRNLERPSLNELTEPDDARAALGLLALFLMVAALLPLTPALAGRLGIGN; encoded by the coding sequence ATGTTCCCAGCAACTCTATTTCATAATCCGCAAAATTTAATGCTATTACTCGACCGCAGCGCGATCGACCGATTCAAGCTGGTATTGGCGCAAGCAACCGGAACGCCGATAGCTGCATCGCCCAATTCGGCAACCGCGGCACTCCTATTGCTGGCTCTAGGAATTCTGGGTTGGGGATTTTATCGCGCCAGAGGTCAAGGGAAACAAGGAATTTTGGCTTGGTTGCAGTCAGTGGCGCTGATGATTCCCTGGCTGCTGTTCTTTGCTTTGTCCGCCGCCGGGATTTACCTCAATCTAGTAGCGATATTGTTGCTGTTGGTGGCATCCACCGGATTGTACATTTATCTGGGCAGACAGTTACGCAAGGCCTTGTCGGATGCGCCCGCGATCGACTCGCGCCCCGATCCTGCCCAGTTGAAGAATTCCCAAACCAATGATTTTTCTGCTCCTGACCCGCAGCAGCCACCAGCTAAAGATAACATTAAGATCATCACATCGCGTCCTGGTAATAATGAGTTAGAAATAATTCCGGTTCCAGTAGAAGACCTCAAGGCAATTAAAGGGATCTTTGGTATCGATACTTTCTTTGCCACAGAAACGATTCCTTATCAAGATGGGGTAATCTTGAAAGGCAATCTCCGGGGAGACCCAGAACAAGTACATTCGCGCTTGACGGCAAGTTTGCAAGAAAAATTAAACGATCGCTACCGCCTATTTTTAGTAGAAAATCAGGAGGATAAGCCCGTAGTAATTATTTTGCCCAGCACCAACGACCCGCAACGAACTAACCTATCTCAAAAAATCCTGGCAGTCGTGCTGCTGCTGGCAACAATTGCTACCAGCTTGGAAACAGCGGGCTTGCTGCTAGGTTTCGATTTCTTTAACTCGCCAGCTAGATATCTAGAAGTTATGCCGATTGTGGCAGGAATTTGGGCGGTTTTAGGGTCTGGTGCCATTGCTCGCCGAGTGCTGGCAAATAAGTACAATGTTGGTTTGAGTTGGCCGTTTTTTATACCGACTTGGCAGATAGGTTCTTTTGGAGCGATCGATCGTTTTGAATCGCTGCTCCCCAACCGTAAAGTTTTGTTTGATATCGCTTTTGCTGGGCCAGCCGCCGGGGGAACAGTTTCTCTGCTAATGCTGGTAGTCGGTTTGGTGCTATCGAAGCCCGGAAGTTTGTTTCAAATTCCGGCAGAATTTTTTAAGGGCTCGATTTTAGTGGGAACTTTGGCAAAAGTAATTTTGGGTTCGGCATTGCAGCAGCCGATTGTTGACGTTCACCCGCTGGTAGTTATCGGTTGGTTGGGCTTGGTAATCACGGCGATTAATTTGATGCCTGCCGGACAGTTGGATGGAGGTAGAATCGTACAAGCAATTTACGGTCGGAAAACGGCCAGCCGCGCTACTTTGGCGACGTTTGTGGTGCTGGCGATCGCTTCTTTAGTTAATCAGGCGGCTCTCTATTGGGCGATCGTGATTTTAATTGTACAGCGGAATCTGGAGCGACCGAGCCTCAATGAGCTGACTGAGCCAGACGACGCTCGCGCTGCTTTGGGTTTGCTAGCTTTGTTCTTGATGGTGGCTGCACTTTTACCTTTGACTCCGGCTTTGGCGGGGCGTCTGGGAATCGGGAATTAA
- a CDS encoding BRO family protein — protein sequence MTELSIFDFEGQEIRVFGSADTPEWVVADVGAVLGISQSTLSERVSKMPENWKGIGLTDTLGGQQQMLTVAEPGLYELIFRSDKPAAQRFRIWMFEEVLPSIRRTGSYSHSTEQVFDPQLSQFIELAQSQVDVINEQQKMLAEQQKMLATALASLGKTKAKDKKQPKWTPRSTSHLMEFVREVGLEPQPDGQVYVSDLWQQLRDWYIKTGVLKVETVKGKEKLTWRDLPNKRDNPVKAINQLSRRLCELFPKLQRRRHTGHDTGHDGKLRLGCSYLIGIGYAQDSALSGDDSHD from the coding sequence ATGACTGAACTATCAATTTTTGATTTCGAGGGGCAAGAAATCAGGGTATTCGGTTCGGCCGATACCCCTGAGTGGGTTGTCGCTGACGTGGGTGCTGTCTTAGGAATTAGCCAAAGCACGCTGTCAGAACGTGTGAGCAAGATGCCTGAAAATTGGAAGGGTATCGGTTTGACCGATACCCTTGGAGGTCAGCAACAAATGCTCACCGTGGCGGAACCAGGTTTGTACGAACTCATTTTCCGATCAGACAAGCCAGCAGCCCAACGGTTCCGAATTTGGATGTTTGAGGAAGTGCTACCCAGCATCCGCCGGACAGGAAGCTATTCTCATTCCACTGAACAGGTTTTTGACCCCCAATTATCTCAGTTCATAGAGCTTGCACAGAGCCAAGTTGATGTCATCAACGAACAGCAAAAAATGCTGGCAGAACAGCAAAAAATGCTGGCAACAGCCCTAGCTAGCCTCGGTAAGACCAAAGCAAAGGACAAGAAGCAGCCCAAGTGGACACCGCGCAGCACCAGTCATTTGATGGAATTTGTCCGTGAAGTCGGTTTGGAACCTCAGCCTGACGGTCAGGTTTACGTTTCTGACCTCTGGCAACAGTTGCGCGACTGGTACATCAAGACTGGTGTGCTGAAGGTTGAAACTGTGAAGGGCAAAGAGAAATTAACTTGGCGGGACTTACCAAACAAACGGGACAACCCTGTTAAAGCTATTAACCAGTTGTCCCGAAGGTTATGTGAGCTTTTCCCTAAACTTCAAAGACGACGACATACGGGACACGATACCGGGCATGACGGTAAGTTGCGACTTGGATGTAGCTACCTAATTGGCATTGGATACGCGCAAGATTCCGCACTGTCTGGAGACGATAGCCATGACTGA